The Brassica oleracea var. oleracea cultivar TO1000 chromosome C6, BOL, whole genome shotgun sequence genome includes a region encoding these proteins:
- the LOC106297802 gene encoding uncharacterized protein LOC106297802 yields the protein MYQEAALLLALLCVSSNVAVSAPIRDGLLPNGNFEIGPKPSQLKGSVVKERNAVAHWDMTGFVEYIKAGQKQDDMVLVVPEGSSAVRLGNEASISQKISVRSGRLYSITFSAARTCAQDERLNISVTHESGVIPIQTMYGSDGWDSYSWAFKAGGPQIVIRIHNPGHEEHPACGPLIDAVAIKALFPPRFSGYNLIKNGNFEEGPYVFPTAKWGVLIPPFIEDDNSPLPGWIIESLKAVKYVDKAHFFVPEGHRAIELVGGKESAVSQIVRTSPNKFYALTFNVGDARDACEGPMAVEAFAGRGNTLVDYMSKGKGGFKQGRLVFKAVSARTRVTFLSTFYHMKNDHSGSLCGPVVDDVRLVAVKTLPG from the exons ATGTACCAAGAAGCCGCACTTCTCTTAGCGCTACTCTGCGTTTCTTCTAATGTCGCTGTGTCGGCTCCAATCCGCGACG GTTTATTACCAAACGGTAATTTCGAGATAGGTCCTAAACCGTCCCAACTGAAAGGATCTGTTGTTAAGGAACGAAACGCCGTGGCTCACTGGGACATGACCGGCTTCGTGGAATACATCAAAGCTGGTCAGAAACAAGACGACATGGTTTTGGTCGTACCGGAAGGCTCCTCCGCGGTCAGGTTAGGCAACGAGGCCTCAATCTCCCAGAAAATATCCGTCCGATCAGGCCGTCTATACTCGATTACGTTCAGCGCCGCTCGAACTTGCGCTCAGGACGAGCGGCTAAACATCTCCGTCACGCACGAGTCCGGTGTCATCCCTATCCAGACTATGTACGGTAGCGATGGCTGGGACTCGTACTCTTGGGCTTTTAAAGCTGGTGGACCCCAAATCGTGATCCGGATCCATAACCCGGGTCATGAGGAGCACCCGGCTTGTGGTCCGTTGATCGATGCCGTTGCTATCAAGGCTTTGTTCCCTCCCAGATTCTCCGGAT ATAATCTGATAAAGAACGGGAACTTCGAGGAAGGACCTTACGTGTTTCCCACGGCAAAGTGGGGAGTACTGATACCACCTTTCATCGAGGACGATAACAGCCCTTTGCCTGGATGGATTATCGAGTCTCTCAAGGCCGTTAAGTACGTGGACAAGGCACACTTCTTCGTCCCTGAGGGACACAGAGCCATCGAGCTTGTTGGAGGCAAAGAGAGTGCCGTTTCTCAGATCGTGAGGACGTCACCCAACAAATTCTACGCCCTCACTTTCAACGTTGGAGACGCCAGGGACGCTTGCGAGGGACCCATGGCAGTGGAGGCGTTCGCTGGACGGGGAAACACCCTGGTGGACTACATGTCTAAGGGGAAAGGCGGGTTTAAACAGGGAAGGCTTGTGTTCAAGGCGGTGTCGGCCAGGACTCGAGTCACTTTCCTCAGCACGTTTTACCATATGAAGAATGATCACTCTGGCTCGCTATGTGGTCCGGTCGTCGACGACGTAAGGCTGGTGGCGGTTAAGACACTCCCAGGTTGA